The following are encoded together in the Halopiger aswanensis genome:
- a CDS encoding IclR family transcriptional regulator — MPEPKHPVRTVDRTFEILEIIQELDGAGISEIAERVDIGKSAVHNHLTTLANREYVDKDGDEYHIGLSFLGLGAYARNRTPIYDTAQKEVDKLADQTGELVNLLVEKNGMGIYLYQAKGENAVELDTHEGKRVPLHCTGLGKAILAFRPQEEVDEILDANGLPKVTEHTITDRETFYEELEGVRDQRYAVDREERLNGLRCIAAPITDDKDRSIAAVSVSCPVHRVGDERFYQDLPEAVLGTANVIELEHNYS; from the coding sequence ATGCCCGAACCGAAACACCCCGTTCGAACCGTCGACAGGACCTTCGAGATCCTCGAGATCATTCAGGAACTCGACGGTGCAGGGATCTCTGAGATCGCCGAACGGGTCGATATCGGCAAGAGCGCGGTGCACAACCACCTGACGACGCTTGCAAACCGCGAGTACGTCGACAAGGACGGCGACGAGTACCACATCGGCCTGTCCTTTCTCGGCCTCGGTGCGTACGCGCGCAACCGCACGCCGATCTACGATACCGCCCAAAAGGAAGTCGACAAGCTAGCCGACCAGACGGGCGAACTCGTGAACCTCCTCGTCGAGAAAAACGGTATGGGGATCTACCTCTATCAGGCGAAAGGGGAGAACGCGGTCGAACTCGACACCCACGAGGGCAAGCGCGTCCCGCTGCACTGTACCGGGCTCGGCAAGGCGATCCTCGCGTTCCGACCGCAGGAGGAGGTCGACGAGATCCTCGACGCGAACGGGCTGCCGAAGGTCACCGAACACACGATCACCGACCGCGAGACGTTCTACGAGGAACTCGAGGGGGTGCGCGACCAGCGCTACGCCGTCGACAGGGAGGAACGGCTCAACGGCCTGCGCTGCATCGCGGCGCCGATCACCGACGATAAGGATCGGAGTATCGCCGCCGTGAGCGTCTCCTGTCCCGTCCATCGCGTCGGCGACGAGCGGTTCTACCAGGACCTGCCGGAGGCGGTGCTGGGGACGGCGAACGTGATCGAACTCGAGCACAACTACTCCTAA
- a CDS encoding fumarylacetoacetate hydrolase family protein — protein sequence MRYYQLREEGTPRLAAKTGDTLYDLTDAKPQLRTFEDLLTAATITGDSLDTIAERLLEDAPVLSSDALSDDAVAAPVSSGEVWAAGVTYRISEEARKEESSMADMYIDVYDSERPEVFFKATPSRTVGPDEQVGIRADSEWDVPEPELGVVLSDGEIVGYTIGNDMSSRSIEGQNPLYLPQAKVYDRCCSLGPCVRSAASLEDPHDLEMWMTISRDGEVLYDDSTNTGKMVRSVEELVDCYTSHNAVPEVSVLLTGTSLVPDDDFTLREGDLIEIGVDDIGTLSNTVVEV from the coding sequence ATGCGTTACTATCAGCTCCGGGAGGAGGGCACACCTCGTCTCGCAGCGAAAACGGGGGATACCCTGTACGACCTGACGGACGCGAAGCCACAGTTACGGACGTTCGAGGATCTGCTTACCGCCGCGACGATCACCGGCGATTCTCTCGATACCATCGCCGAACGGCTGCTCGAGGACGCACCAGTCCTGTCGTCGGATGCGCTTTCGGACGACGCGGTGGCAGCGCCGGTCTCGTCGGGCGAAGTATGGGCCGCCGGTGTCACCTACCGCATCAGCGAGGAGGCGCGGAAGGAGGAGAGTTCGATGGCGGACATGTACATCGACGTCTACGACAGCGAGCGTCCGGAGGTCTTTTTCAAGGCGACGCCGAGCCGAACGGTCGGCCCGGACGAGCAGGTCGGCATCCGCGCGGATTCGGAGTGGGACGTCCCGGAGCCGGAGCTGGGCGTCGTGCTGTCGGACGGGGAGATCGTCGGCTACACGATCGGTAACGACATGAGCAGCCGCTCGATCGAAGGTCAAAATCCGCTCTATCTCCCGCAGGCGAAGGTCTACGACCGCTGCTGTTCGCTCGGTCCCTGCGTTCGCTCGGCCGCCTCGCTCGAGGATCCTCACGATCTCGAGATGTGGATGACGATCAGCCGAGACGGTGAGGTGCTCTACGACGATTCGACGAACACGGGGAAGATGGTCCGCTCGGTCGAGGAACTCGTCGATTGCTATACCAGCCACAACGCCGTCCCCGAGGTCTCGGTACTGCTGACCGGGACCTCCCTGGTTCCCGACGACGATTTCACGCTCCGCGAGGGCGACCTGATCGAAATCGGCGTCGACGACATCGGGACGCTCTCGAACACCGTCGTCGAAGTCTAA
- a CDS encoding ABC transporter substrate-binding protein — MNDNEDEDLLDETDLDPVLEDVDYNENYEEEFEVVYPSPELNPVDDDYIFNPYHPRWNPGDLGQEFGFEYLTIYHTERSEYLPRIADDWSIDDDTLRTEVSLSEEYAWSTGEDITAHDFVTAYKLDGYMGLGMQDFVDIEEGIYAEDDYTLVIEPREEYSDMEEELWMTEWAETNLTVSEAQYGHFVEDFEEATTEDETQRVQESLINYEVSWDEVMYSGPWVFVEANEQFADQVPNPEHPIAQDWEFFQRTGMYVDEEGIQSGEVDWGDDTPEIRDVPDKYGTGPLPYDGQSFAIIFGNNDEYIRDHPEVRKAITYAVDVPYLTESTATDGTEYDEYSAGIDSLYVEDYVDADALDAMPNYAPQDTDRAAELLESVGFERSNGTWQTPEGDTWTLNFSVGNWFESHSEVISNNLQEFGIDVDHYVEEMPTWQATTRADLDFDLTVHLNYGQARNYHPYSDFDGIFNDTNLGLFTERTGIVEEDVEVPEVGNPDGDTVTFNIPAELEAMSTADSEEELVSHATNLAWVHNQLLPAAVCFPWGGGHYWVNTEDWNFDLESDDWLTSNRLTHYLLENGLERV; from the coding sequence ATGAACGACAACGAGGACGAGGATCTCCTCGACGAAACCGACCTGGACCCGGTCCTCGAGGACGTCGATTACAACGAGAACTACGAGGAGGAGTTCGAGGTCGTGTACCCGTCGCCGGAACTCAATCCGGTCGACGACGACTATATCTTTAATCCGTACCATCCGCGGTGGAACCCTGGGGACCTGGGACAGGAGTTCGGGTTCGAGTATCTGACGATATACCACACCGAACGCAGCGAGTACCTGCCACGAATCGCCGACGACTGGTCGATCGACGACGACACCCTTCGAACCGAAGTCTCGCTCTCAGAGGAGTACGCCTGGTCGACGGGTGAAGACATCACCGCTCACGACTTCGTCACCGCGTACAAGCTGGACGGATACATGGGGCTCGGGATGCAGGACTTCGTCGACATCGAGGAAGGGATCTACGCCGAGGACGATTACACGCTCGTCATCGAACCCCGAGAGGAGTACAGCGACATGGAAGAAGAGCTGTGGATGACAGAATGGGCCGAGACGAATCTGACGGTGTCCGAGGCCCAGTACGGTCACTTCGTCGAGGACTTCGAAGAGGCGACGACTGAAGACGAGACCCAGCGCGTCCAAGAGAGTCTCATCAACTACGAAGTGAGTTGGGACGAGGTCATGTACTCGGGCCCCTGGGTCTTCGTCGAGGCAAACGAACAGTTCGCCGATCAGGTCCCGAACCCCGAGCATCCGATCGCACAGGACTGGGAATTCTTCCAGCGGACCGGCATGTACGTGGACGAAGAGGGGATCCAGTCCGGCGAGGTCGACTGGGGAGACGATACCCCGGAGATTCGGGACGTTCCCGATAAATACGGAACGGGACCGCTACCGTACGACGGGCAGTCGTTCGCGATCATCTTCGGAAACAACGACGAGTACATCCGCGACCACCCCGAAGTGCGCAAGGCCATCACCTACGCCGTCGACGTTCCGTACCTCACCGAAAGCACCGCCACGGACGGGACGGAGTACGACGAATACTCCGCGGGAATCGACTCGCTGTACGTCGAGGACTACGTCGACGCCGACGCCCTCGATGCGATGCCGAACTACGCGCCCCAAGACACCGACAGGGCCGCGGAACTGCTCGAGAGCGTGGGCTTCGAACGTTCCAACGGGACGTGGCAGACCCCGGAGGGTGACACCTGGACGCTCAACTTCTCCGTGGGCAATTGGTTCGAGTCCCACTCGGAGGTGATTTCGAACAACCTGCAGGAGTTCGGGATCGACGTGGACCACTACGTCGAGGAGATGCCGACCTGGCAGGCGACCACGCGGGCCGACCTCGACTTCGACCTAACGGTCCACCTGAACTACGGACAAGCCCGCAATTACCATCCCTACTCCGACTTCGACGGGATATTCAATGATACGAATCTGGGACTCTTTACTGAGCGGACCGGAATCGTCGAGGAAGACGTTGAGGTGCCCGAAGTCGGCAACCCGGACGGAGATACGGTCACGTTCAACATTCCAGCGGAACTCGAAGCGATGTCGACGGCCGACTCCGAGGAGGAACTCGTCTCTCACGCGACGAACCTCGCCTGGGTCCATAACCAGCTGCTGCCGGCCGCCGTCTGTTTCCCCTGGGGCGGCGGCCACTACTGGGTCAACACCGAGGACTGGAACTTCGACCTCGAGAGCGACGACTGGCTGACCTCGAACCGTCTCACACACTACCTGCTGGAGAACGGGCTCGAACGGGTCTGA